The Chryseobacterium sp. JV274 sequence TTATTTTGTTTGATATTGAATACATCTGAATGAATTTATGGCTGAATAACTGTGCCCACTAAGTTAGGATATTTTCCGCTTGGACTTTTCTTGATGGTAACTTTTATATAGCCTTCTTCTGCTAGCTTATTCCACGTTTTCTGATAACCAGTGTTGATGTCAATCGGAATTTTCCACATGGTTTGCTTTCCTTTACCCGCCTGGCTAAACCAAGGAATAATGTCTGCTGTCTGTGTTTTAAACTGCATTGAATTGTTCAAGACATCAATCTCATAATAGAAGTCGTACTTGTCTTCAGGCTGGTTTAATGCTCTTTGGGTAAACGTATAGGTATATCCGTTGATGATAGGACTTGTAAAACTTCCTCCCAAAGTAGGAACACCTGTTCCGTTATAACTGCCTACAGCACCGCTGTATCTGTCAAATTTCTGTCCAGCTTGTAATGCAACATCATCAACGATATTGTAGCCTCCGTTTGCAGGCGGCCATCCGCCGTTTAAATTATTAGCCTTAAAAAGTGATTCCAGCTCGCTCCATTTTCCTCTTTTATAAAGATCATAGGCTTGGTTTCTAAGAGGCTGGCTTGCCGTATTGTTGGGGTCATAAGTTGTTGCCAGTTCATCAGCATTTTTGTAGAATACGGTTGTGACATCCGGATTGGTGTCTATTTCATCATCTCTATCTGAATTACAGGCAATAGAGAACGAAGCAATAGTAAAAAAAAAGAGGTACTTAAATAAATGTTTCATATAAAAATTTTAAATTATTTTAAAAATCAGAGGTATTAGAAGGGGCTGCCTTTTTGAAACATCATTCTTTACAAAAATCTTAAGTGGAAATGTTGATATGAATATTATTAATGTTTTTCCGTTCAAAAAATGATCGGAATCTGCCTTAATAATAGTTTTTTCTGGCAGTAAATTGTTGAAAGATCAATTCAGCCAAAATAGGGTCGAGAGAAGCAACTGTATCAGACGTTCAAAAAACGACTTCGGAGCTCCCTTAAATACAAACTGGGTAAACGGTACAACAAAAGAATATTATTGTTCGATAAATTTAAATTAAAAAACTCAAATACTAGTTATTTTATTTTAAATAAAATATTTTTATGAAATTAGTTACATTCATAAAAATATTTAATATAATATTTTACATTTTGCAAAAATAAAACTGCCCCGTAAAGGGCAGTTTTTTTCACATCGTTTAATTTTAAAAGTTATTAATTTTTAATAAATCTTTTAGTTGATTCTCCAATTTGAAGCATATAAGCACCTTTAATTAGATTGCTTACATTCACAGAGCCTCTCTGAAGTTTTCCTGAGTCAATTAGTTTTCCACCCATATCGAAGATTTTATAGTCTTCTGAAGTTGTATTGGAAACATAAAGTACATCTCTTACAGGGTTTGGATAAAGCTTAATATCTGTGATCAGATCTTTTGTATTCTGAAGATCTCCTTTTCCTGAAGAAACGATATTAAGAGTGTAATCTTCAACCTGGCCATACGTGAAAGCTTCACATGATGAAGTAGGTATTGAACTGTATTTCATCATTACTCTCATTCTTGTAGATCCAACAGTTGCTGTAGCTGGAATTGTGATAGATCCTGTTACTGGGCTTGTTGTAGATCCTGCTTTTGTCCATGCTAATTCTCCACTGTCTGTAAAGTCTCCATCACCGTTGTAATCAATATAAACAGCATATGCTTCGCTATATTTTGTAGAGGTCCAAACCGGAGTAACGGAGATCGTATAAGCACTTCCTCTTGTTACATTGGTAGAAACTGAAGTGAAGTTTTCGTAACCAGCTGTTCCTGTAGAAGTATTATTAATAGATCCAAATGTTACATTTCCGATTCTTTCATCTGCTGTGTTAGATGCTGATGAAGAGCAATATGAAACGCTTCCTCCTGCAAGAGTGGTAACACTTACTGTATTGCTGGAAACAGATGCGTTTCCTGCTGCATCTTTTGCTTTAACAGAGAAAGAATAGGTTGTTGATGGAGTAAGTCCTGTTACGGTATATGTAGTAGAAGCTGTAGAACCTATTAATGAAGCCCCTTGATATACATCATATCCGGTAACCCCTACATTATCAGTAGCACCTGACCATGAAAGGTTAGTTGTTGTAGCAGTAGTTCCTGAAGCAGCAAGGGTAGGAGCTGTAGGAGCAACGGTATCAGGAGTTCCGGAACCTGCATTTACAGAGATGTTGGCATTGTTTACATCAAAGAAAATGTGATTTGATCCTTTTACCATAATTCTTCCTGTAGTGGTAGTAGAATTAGGAATAGTAACTGCCTGTGAACCGTCATTTGGTGTTCCTGCCAATAGAGTAGTCCATGTATTTCCACTGTCTGTTGACCAAAGGATATCTACATTGGCTGCATTCACACCATTAGCTGTAGTTCCTGCCACGTTCCATGTAATTGTTTGAGAACTTCCTCCGGCATAGGTTGTGGCTGAGTTCTGAGAAGTTATATTAAATGGTCCCGCAGTTCCGTTAACAGTGATTACGGCATCATCAGAATTATTTCCTGAACCTCCTGCCTTGTTATCACGAACGGTAAATCTGAAGTTTAATGTTCTGGCCACTGAAGAAAGTGCTTCTACTGTGATTTCAGACCCGGCTGTAGTGGTTGCACCTGTTAATACAGAAGCCATTCTTGGGAAGTATCTTGCAGGAGAAGTGGTTGGTGTCCATGATCTGAAGTTCGGTCCTGTAGCTTTTGTTGCACTGGCAGCTGAACTTGCTCCTGTTTGTGAAGAAGAAGCATTGTCCATTTGTTCCCAGATGTAAGTTAGAGAATCTCCGTCAGCATCCGTTCCTGTACCCGTCAGTACGAATGGAGTTCCTTTTGGAATTGTATAATCTAAGCCTGCGCTTGCTGTAGGAATTGAATTTCCTGTATTGGTATTGACAGAACAAGTTTTAGCTTTGATATTATTTGTAATCTGTTGAATACTTATCGCGTGGAAGAACGCATCAGAATGCGGTTGAATATCCTGGCTGGTAATTCCCGCATAGCCCATGATTGTTGATCCTGATCCTGGTTCCATATTGACACCTGTTCCTTCATTGTTCATGGAGAATGTATGATTTCCTCCGAACTGGTGTCCCATTTCGTGAGCCACATAGTCGATATCAAAATTATCTCCTGAAGGAATAGCATCTGCAGGGGAAGTATATCCGCTTCCTTTTGATCCGTTTGTACAGATACAGCCGATACAGCCTGCATTTCCACCGCCTCCTGAAGCTCCGAACAAGTGTCCGATATCATAGTTGGCTTCACCAATTACAGAAGTTAAAGTGCTTTGTAATTGAGAATTCCAGCTGCTCATTCCGGAAGCTGCAGAATAAGGGTCTGTAGATGCGTTGGTGTAGATTACAGCATCGTTATTAGTGATCAGAACCATTCTTGCTGCGAAGTCTTTTTCAAAAACACCGTTTACACGGGTCATTGTGGTGTTCATTGCAGCTAAAGCCTGAGCTTTTGTACCCCCGAAATAAGTAGTGTATTCTCCGGTACATGACAGTGCCAGTCTGAACGTTCTCAGTTTGGCATCATCAGCGTTAGGTCTTGCAGCAAGAGCAGAGTTGGAAACTCCTTTCTGTGCAGCATCTACTACTGTACATTCAAACTTGTTAAGATCATCTTTTTTGTCAGATTTTCTGTACACTACATAAGAAGAAAGATCTTTAGTGTAAGGTTCAATGAAAACCGCAGATTTATCACCGTAAATTTCCATTGATGACAGTCCTAGTGGGGAAACACTGAAATAGACTGTGGAATTAGGATCATCCAGACCTTGTCCTACATAGGATTTGATATCCGGATATTTTGCTGCCAACTCAGGAGCAAAATTGGAATTCTCCCTCACTTTAAAATTTTCCATTCTGCCTTCAGAATTTGGAAAAGAGATGATGAGTTCTGATTTTTCGCCTACAGCCAGTCTTTTGGGAGCTTTTGCAAGAGCATTTTTCAATCCGTTGATGTCCAGGTTGTAAACCTTAGGATTGCTGATGCCTGTTTTGTTTTCAAAAATCTCTGATGAAGTTTTTCTGGAACCTTCAGACCAAAGACGGTCAGTCTGTGCGAAAGAAATACCCGAAATAAGGAGCATTCCAATCAACGTTAATTGTTTTTTCATATTAAATATTAAATTTGATTGTGGAATATCAAAGCTAACGAAAAATATATTATCAAAAACAAAATTTTTTAAGAGAAATTTAGAATGTTGACTTAGAATACTATGCAGTACATTGAATATAATTGAAAAAGCTTATTAATAAAAGAAAAATGAAATGATGAAATGTGCTTTAATTTTTTAAAAAAATAAAATAGATATATTTCTTTATTAATTTATTAAAATGAGACAATAAAATTTGTTAATTATTTAATTATATGCAAGAATGTTAGTGAATTAAATTTTGATAATTGCTGTCATCTATTCTACATTCTGTCTACAAAAAAAGCTGTTTCATTTTGAAACAGCTTACTATATTTATATAATCCTTACTTAGAATTTATCATCAGCAGTAGGGCCGTAAAGTCCAGGGACTTTGTTTCCGGTTGATCTTAAATAAACAACTAATTCCCCTCTGTGATGGTACAAATGATTATAAAGAAAGCCTCTTACCACCTGGATTCTTGGAGATGGCGGAAAAAGTACGTTTCCGTTCATTTCCATTTTCCACTCATTGAAATAAGTATTCTCATCCGAGTTTTCAAGAACTTTCTGTGCGTTGGCAACATTTTCTTCAAATTTTGCTAGGATATTTTCCGCTTTGGAAATATCTCCTTTGTCATACTTATACGCACCCATATCAAAAGTGTCCTGATTGAAAGTGGATTCGTACCAATTGTATACTTCAGCAATGTGAGAGGCTAACTGTCCGGTTGTCCAGTTTTTTTCAGACGGTTTCCAGTCTAATGCGCTGTCAGGGATTGCCTGTAAAATTTTTCTGGTGTTTTCAGCTTCGTGCAGAAATTCACCTAAAAGTGCCTGTTTAATCATTTGTATTGGGATTTAAAGATTTATTTTGTAATATCTCTTCCAATTACCAGTCTCTGGATCTCAGAAGTACCTTCACCAATTGTGCAAAGTTTAGAATCTCTATAGAACTTTTCAGCCGGGAAGTCTTTTGTATAACCGTATCCTCCGAAAATCTGAACTGCATTGTTGGAAATTCTTACACAAGCTTCAGAAGCATATAGTTTAGCCATAGCTCCTTCTTTTGTCATTTTCTGTTTTGCGTTTTTCAGGGTAGAAGCTCTCTGAATAAGAAGCTCAGCAGCATCAATTTCTGTAGCCATATCTGCAAGCATAAAGTTGATTGCCTGGAAATCTGAAATAGGCTTTCCGAACTGATGTCTTTCTTTTGCATATTTCAAAGCAGCTTTATAAGCTCCTCTTGCAGTACCTAAGCTTAGTGCAGCGATAGAAATTCTACCACCATCCAATACTTTCATAGCCTGCTTGAAACCTTCACCTACTTCTCCTAAACGGTGGGAATCCGGTACACGTACACTATCAAAGATTAATTCAGCTGTTTCTGAAGCACGCATTCCTAACTTATTTTCTTTTTTCCCGGAAGTAAACCCAGGCATTCCTTTTTCTAAAACAAAAGCTGTAGAGTTGTTTTTAGCACCTATTTCTCCTGTTCTTGTCATTACTACTGCAATATCTCCTGAAATAGCGTGAGTGATAAAGTTTTTAGCTCCGCTGATAACCCATTCGTCACCATCTTTTACAGCAGTAGTAGACATCCCTCCTGAATCTGAACCTGTATTGTGCTCTGTAAGACCCCAAGCTCCGATTACTTTTCCGGAAGCCAGCTGAGGAAGCCATTTGTGTCTTTGTTCTTCATTTCCAAATTCATAGATATGGTTGGTACAAAGTGAATTGTGTGCTGCTACAGAAAGACCGATAGATGGGTCAACCTGAGAAATTTCATCCAGAATAGTAACATACTCATGATAACCTAAACCGGAACCTCCATATTGTTCAGGAACAACAATTCCCATAAAACCCATCTCACCTAACTGGTGGAATAAGTCTTTTGGAAAAGTCTGGCTTTCATCCCACTCCATAATGTTCGGTCTGATGTTCTTTTCTGCAAATTCTCTAGCCGTCTCCGCTATCATTTTGATGTTGTCAATAGTCTCTGTATTCATATAATAATAGTTAGTGCCCAAAGATAACCAAATTGATGGAATGCTAAAATAATTATTTCATTCATACTATTTAAGCCATAATATGTTTAATTTTCAATTTTTTATAATTTCAGAATTAATGTTTTCTTAATAAAATATTCAGTCTTTTACGATTTTTATTTCACTATTTTGGTTCCCAATTTTTAAAGCATGAAAAAAATTTTACTTCCTATCATTTTAATTTCCTCTTCTATTTCTGCGCAGGCACCTGCCGGATATTATGATGGAACAGCAGGATTGACAGGATATGCTCTGAAGTCGAAACTTCACGATATTATTTCGGATAAAATGATCAACTGGCATTATGACGATCTGAAGGTGCTCTATAATCAAACTGATCTTGACAAATATTATGATCATGATGCTTCCAATACTCAGTACATGCTGGATATCTACTCGGAAATACCTTCGGGACCGGATGCTTATGAATACAAAGCAGATCAATTAATAGCTGGTGCAGGAGGAGAAGGTTTGGGCTATAACAGGGAACATATGATGCCGCAAAGCACATTCAGTACAAGTTCATCTATCAGTGATTATCCTATGTATTCGGATCTGAACTTTATTATTCCTGCTGATGCTTATATTAACCAGCGAAGGAATAATTATCCTTATGGAATAGGAAATAATACGAATCATTATATTTTTACCAATACTTCGAGGATATCCAATGCCGCAATTCCAAACTATCCATATACCGGAAGGGTTTACGAACCTATAAATGAGTTTAAAGGGGATATCGCAAGGACTTTATTGTACTTTGCCGTAAGATATGAGGGGAAACTGGGGTCATTTAACACCGCTTATACTACATCAGCAAACATAACACCGGCTACAGATCAGTGTCCGCTTGACGGAACCGAAGAAAGAGCCGTTGATCTTCCATATGTTGTCATGCTGAAGCAATGGAGTGCTGCAGATCCTGTTTCGCAAAGAGAAATTGACCGGAATAACGCCATCTATACCATACAGAAAAACAGAAATCCATTTATTGACCACCCTGAATGGATTGATATGATCTGGTCTGAAACGCCCGATAACGTTGCACCGGCAGCTCCGGGATCCTTGGCTTCAACGCAGCAGAATGCCTATTTTGTCAATTTGAACTGGACGGCTTCTCCTGATACCGATGTTTTAGGATACAGGGTTTATGTGAATGGTTCAGCAACACCGGTAGCTGTTACAAAAGGAACTTCTATAAGCATAGACCACCTGAGCCCTTCAACAACTTATACTTTTACAGTGAAGGCTTTTGATAAAGCATATCTGGAGTCTCCGTTCAGTAATACGGTGACAGCTTCAACAATTGCTTTGGATTCATTTGCTTCGGATCTTATGATTACAAAATATATATCAGGAACCAATACAGATTTCGTTAAGAATAATGCTCTGGAAATCGTTAATAAAACCGGACATGAGGTTAATTTAAATAATTACAGAATTAATATTCAGTTTAAAAACAATTCTTCAGGAGCTATTTATAGTGGTGATACCTATGAGCTGGAAGGTAAGGTTGGAAATAATGAAACTTTTGTTATTTTGAATCCAAAAGCTGCTTTATCATGCTATACCAATGATCAGGCAAGATTTGTTACAGCTTCTGATCCTATGCTGTTTGCAGGACAGAACTACGTGGAGCTTGCTTATAATAAAACGGTTACTATAGATGCCATTGGTGTAAAATATACTACCAATAATAATGGAAATGTGTCTTTATATAGAAAAAGTACCATCAATAAACCTGCAGATACATTTAATATGAGTGAATGGGATTCTTATCCGGCTAATTACTGTCAGAATCTGGGTGGCACATTGTCTACTGCAGAACTGATTACTGCCAATAATGAATTTACAATATATCCAAACCCGGTTTACAATGATCTTTATGTAAGCGGAACAACGGAAAAAATAAAAACAGCCCGAATTATAGATCTTTCCGGAAAAGTGATCTACACAGAGAAAGATCCTTTCAGAAATAAGAAAAGTATTTCGGTACAGGGAATTCCTACAGGATTGTATTTCTTGCAACTTGATGAGAAAGCACATCAGTTTATTAAAAGATAACAGGTGTAGGATCACCATGCTTTTTTAGTAACAAGTCTAAACCTCACATATTTTTAAAATCTGTGAGGTTTTATTTTTTAATAGGGGTGATGAGATTGCTTCGCTTTGCTCGCAATGACTGTTTTAGCCCTGATAGGAGCGGTTACCCCACAGCAGGAAGAGGCCTTTCGGCTGAGCTTAGGATGGCCGCCAAGGCGCGAGGAGTATGAGCGGATAGCAGGAAATAGCTTCTTACTTAAAAATAAAGTGAAAAATGTAGAGTTAAAGTAAACGTAATGAAAAAAGTTTTATCAGGTTTTTACATTTTCATATTTTTGTATTTTTTGGTAAAGGCTTAAAAACCTTATGGTTACTATATAATCGATATAAGCAGATTCACTAATAATCAATATCTATAAGTGTTTCTGCTTATATTTTTTATTTATAAGTAATTATGCTTATATTTGCAGTATGATAGCGGTCATTACCGGTGATATTATAAATTCACAGCATGCAGATACTGAAGTTTGGATTACCAGACTTAAAAATCTTCTCGAAAGATGGGGAAGTGCTCCTGGCACATGGGAAATCTACAGAGGAGATGAATTCCAGTTCAAATGCAATATTGATGACGTTTTCTGGCGGTTTCTAGCCATAAAATCTCTTATTAAAAGTCTGGAAAATTTAGATGTAAGAATGGCCATCGGTATTGGTGAAGAAAGTTTCTCTTCTGAGAAAATCACAGAATCCAATGGTACAGCTTATGTACATTCCGGAAGACTGCTTAATGACCTTAAAAATGACGGCCATACCGTTGCCATCAAAACATCCAGTGACCCGGTGGACAGGGATCTTAATATTCTGTTGAAATGGTCATCAAAAGATTTTGACAACTGGACTATGGCTACGGCTGAAATCATTCATGAAATGATCATGAATCAGGATATTACCCAGGAAGATCTTGCTAAAAGATTTGCTATTTCACAGTCTTCTATAAGCCAGAGACTGAAGAGAGCCAACTATGAGCTTATCGTGGAAACCAACCAGTATTTCAGAAAGAAAATCTCAGAACTATAGCATGATCTTTATTAAACTCATATTGGCACATCTACTCGGAGATTTTATACTTCAGCCAAATTCATGGGTTGCAGATAAGGAAAACTATAAACTAAAAAGTAAGTTTTTATACTTTCATATTCTGATTCACACTGCATTAAGTCTTATTTTACTTTGGGATCTGAAACTTTGGTGGGTAGCAGTTTTGGTGGGGATTACTCATTTCATTATTGATGCGGCCAAACTTACATTTCAAAATGTAAAGACTAAAAAAAGATGGTTTTTCATTGATCAGCTTCTGCATGTACTGGTAATTGGCGGAGTTTCCCTGTATTTTCAGGAATTCTGTTTCAGCTTTTTGCAGAATCAGGAATTTTTAAAGCTCATTATGGCTGCATTGTTTTTGACAACACCGGCTTCTATTTTTATCAAAATCTTATTGTCATCATGGACACCCGCTCCGGATGGCCCCAACACTATTCAAACCGAATCTTTATCAAGTGCCGGAAAATATATCGGAATTTTAGAACGTCTGCTGGTCTTCACTTTTATCATGGTGAATCACTGGGAAGGTGTAGGTTTCATGGTAGCTGCAAAATCTGTTTTCAGGTTCAGCGACCTTGCACAGGCAAAACAGAGAAAACTTACAGAATATGTATTAATTGGTACACTGCTGAGTTTTGGGCTGGCTGTCTTAACAGGAATAATAATAAAATAAATCAATAAATCTAACTACAATTTAGAAAGTAAAATTATGAGTCAAAAGAAAGAAATGTTGTACGAGGGGAAAGCAAAACAGGTATTTGCAACTGATAATCCTGATGAAGTAGTAGTACGTTTCAAAGACGATGCTACAGCATTTAACGCTCAAAAGAAAGGTCAGGTTGATCTTAAAGGGGAAATGAACAATGCAATCACAACCCTTATTTTTGAATACTTAAATGAAAAAGGAATCAAAACTCATTTCATCAAACAATTGGACGAAAGAGAGCAGCTGGTAAGAAAAGTATCTATCATTCCTTTGGAAATGGTGGTAAGAAATTACTCTGCAGGAAGTATGGCACAAAGATTAGGAGTTGAAGAGGGAATCAAATCTCCGGTAACAATCTTCGATATCTGCTACAAAAAAGACGAATTGGGAGATCCGCTTATCAACGATCACCATGCTGTTTTCTTGGGAGCTGCTACTTACGAAGAGCTTGACGAAATGTACGAATTGACTTCGGATATCAATGAAATCCTGATCGACCTGTTTGACAAAATCAACATCATCCTGGTAGATTTTAAAATCGAATTAGGTAAAACTTCAGACGGTGAAATTATCCTGGCTGACGAGATTTCTCCTGATACATGCAGACTTTGGGATAAAGATACTATGAAAAAATTAGATAAAGACAGATTCAGAAGAGACTTAGGAGAAGTTACTGAAGCTTATGTAGAAATCTACAACCGTCTTAAAAATCTTTTACAGAAATAAGATTTCAGAGAAAGTATGTTTCTGTAAAACAATTTGTTATTTAAAACAAAAATTAAAAACTGAAGTTAACTTAGACTAATTTCTAACATCTAATATCTAACTTCTAATCATTAGAAAAAATAGAAATGAAAAGTTTAGACATTCATAAAAGTGAATATTTAAAACAGTTTGAAACCCAGACTTACGGAAGAAATCTTTTCAGAACTCAGGAAGAGGAAAGACTGGATGCTCCCAATGAAGAGTGTGGGATCTTCGGATTGTATTCGGATAATGATCTGGATACTTTCTCTCTTTCGCAGTTCGGGCTTTTTGCGTTACAGCACAGAGGCCAGGAAGCTTGTGGTATCTCCGTTTTAAAAGACGGAAGAATCACCAATATGAAAGATGAAGGACTGGTTTTAGATGTTTATAAAGAAATTCAGGAACCTGAAACTTTTATGGGAAATTCTGCAATTGGGCATACCCGTTATACCACTGCAGGAGATAAAAAGAAATATAATTTCCAGCCATTTTTCGCGAAAAACGAATATGACCAGATTATACTTTCTATAGCACACAACGGTAACCTTACCAATGCGAAAGAATTAAAACAAGAATTAGAGGCTGAAGGCGTAGTCTTCAGAGCTACATCTGATTCTGAGGTGATCCTGAGACTGATCCAGAAAAACCTTGATTTAGGTCTTCGTGGAGCTATTAAAGCAACAATGGAAAAGATTGAAGGAGCTTATTCCGTAGTGGGGATGACCAGAAATAAATTCTTTGCATTCAGAGATTTCAACGGAATCCGTCCATTGGTTTTGGGAGCTATTGATGAAAGATCTTATGTAGTAGCTTCAGAATCTGTGGCATTGGATGCTGTAGGAGCTCAATATGTACGTGATATCCTTCCTGGTGAGATCATTTATACCAATGAAAACGAACCTGGAAAACTTCATTCTTATATGATGGATGAGGCAAAAGGAAAGCAGAGAATCTGTTCTTTTGAATATATCTACTTTGCAAGACCTGACTCTACCTTAGAAAACATCAATGTATATGAGATCAGAGAAAAATCTGGGGAGAAAATCTGGGAACAGGCTCCTATAGAGGCTGATCTGGTTATTGGAGTTCCGGATTCCGGAGTTCCTGCTGCCATTGGTTTCTCTAAAGCTTCAGGAATCCCTTTCCGTCCTGTTTTGATTAAAAACAGATATATCGGAAGAAGTTTCATTGTTCCTACACAGGAAATGAGAGAAAGGGTAGTGAACCTTAAACTGAATCCAATCATCTCTGAGATGAAGGATAAGAAAGTAGTGATCATTGATGACTCTATCGTTCGAGGAACAACATCGAAGAGACTTGTTAAAATTCTAAAAGATGCAGGAGTAAAGGAAATTCACTTTAGAAGTGTTTCTCCGCCTATCATTGCCCCATGTTATCTTGGAATTGATACTCCGTCTAAAGATGATCTGATCTCAGCTAATATGACCACAGAAGAACTTAAAAATTATTTGGGCGTAGATTCCTTAGAATTTTTAAGCATTGATAATCTGAAAGAAATTTTAGGATCTGCAAACCACTGCTTCGGATGCTTTACAGAAGAATATCCTGTAGAAAAAGGAGAAGAGGTAGATTTATTCAATTAACTTCTTTATTGAAAGCATAA is a genomic window containing:
- the purC gene encoding phosphoribosylaminoimidazolesuccinocarboxamide synthase: MSQKKEMLYEGKAKQVFATDNPDEVVVRFKDDATAFNAQKKGQVDLKGEMNNAITTLIFEYLNEKGIKTHFIKQLDEREQLVRKVSIIPLEMVVRNYSAGSMAQRLGVEEGIKSPVTIFDICYKKDELGDPLINDHHAVFLGAATYEELDEMYELTSDINEILIDLFDKINIILVDFKIELGKTSDGEIILADEISPDTCRLWDKDTMKKLDKDRFRRDLGEVTEAYVEIYNRLKNLLQK
- a CDS encoding DinB family protein; its protein translation is MIKQALLGEFLHEAENTRKILQAIPDSALDWKPSEKNWTTGQLASHIAEVYNWYESTFNQDTFDMGAYKYDKGDISKAENILAKFEENVANAQKVLENSDENTYFNEWKMEMNGNVLFPPSPRIQVVRGFLYNHLYHHRGELVVYLRSTGNKVPGLYGPTADDKF
- a CDS encoding reprolysin-like metallopeptidase, translating into MKKQLTLIGMLLISGISFAQTDRLWSEGSRKTSSEIFENKTGISNPKVYNLDINGLKNALAKAPKRLAVGEKSELIISFPNSEGRMENFKVRENSNFAPELAAKYPDIKSYVGQGLDDPNSTVYFSVSPLGLSSMEIYGDKSAVFIEPYTKDLSSYVVYRKSDKKDDLNKFECTVVDAAQKGVSNSALAARPNADDAKLRTFRLALSCTGEYTTYFGGTKAQALAAMNTTMTRVNGVFEKDFAARMVLITNNDAVIYTNASTDPYSAASGMSSWNSQLQSTLTSVIGEANYDIGHLFGASGGGGNAGCIGCICTNGSKGSGYTSPADAIPSGDNFDIDYVAHEMGHQFGGNHTFSMNNEGTGVNMEPGSGSTIMGYAGITSQDIQPHSDAFFHAISIQQITNNIKAKTCSVNTNTGNSIPTASAGLDYTIPKGTPFVLTGTGTDADGDSLTYIWEQMDNASSSQTGASSAASATKATGPNFRSWTPTTSPARYFPRMASVLTGATTTAGSEITVEALSSVARTLNFRFTVRDNKAGGSGNNSDDAVITVNGTAGPFNITSQNSATTYAGGSSQTITWNVAGTTANGVNAANVDILWSTDSGNTWTTLLAGTPNDGSQAVTIPNSTTTTGRIMVKGSNHIFFDVNNANISVNAGSGTPDTVAPTAPTLAASGTTATTTNLSWSGATDNVGVTGYDVYQGASLIGSTASTTYTVTGLTPSTTYSFSVKAKDAAGNASVSSNTVSVTTLAGGSVSYCSSSASNTADERIGNVTFGSINNTSTGTAGYENFTSVSTNVTRGSAYTISVTPVWTSTKYSEAYAVYIDYNGDGDFTDSGELAWTKAGSTTSPVTGSITIPATATVGSTRMRVMMKYSSIPTSSCEAFTYGQVEDYTLNIVSSGKGDLQNTKDLITDIKLYPNPVRDVLYVSNTTSEDYKIFDMGGKLIDSGKLQRGSVNVSNLIKGAYMLQIGESTKRFIKN
- a CDS encoding endonuclease, whose translation is MKKILLPIILISSSISAQAPAGYYDGTAGLTGYALKSKLHDIISDKMINWHYDDLKVLYNQTDLDKYYDHDASNTQYMLDIYSEIPSGPDAYEYKADQLIAGAGGEGLGYNREHMMPQSTFSTSSSISDYPMYSDLNFIIPADAYINQRRNNYPYGIGNNTNHYIFTNTSRISNAAIPNYPYTGRVYEPINEFKGDIARTLLYFAVRYEGKLGSFNTAYTTSANITPATDQCPLDGTEERAVDLPYVVMLKQWSAADPVSQREIDRNNAIYTIQKNRNPFIDHPEWIDMIWSETPDNVAPAAPGSLASTQQNAYFVNLNWTASPDTDVLGYRVYVNGSATPVAVTKGTSISIDHLSPSTTYTFTVKAFDKAYLESPFSNTVTASTIALDSFASDLMITKYISGTNTDFVKNNALEIVNKTGHEVNLNNYRINIQFKNNSSGAIYSGDTYELEGKVGNNETFVILNPKAALSCYTNDQARFVTASDPMLFAGQNYVELAYNKTVTIDAIGVKYTTNNNGNVSLYRKSTINKPADTFNMSEWDSYPANYCQNLGGTLSTAELITANNEFTIYPNPVYNDLYVSGTTEKIKTARIIDLSGKVIYTEKDPFRNKKSISVQGIPTGLYFLQLDEKAHQFIKR
- a CDS encoding acyl-CoA dehydrogenase family protein, yielding MNTETIDNIKMIAETAREFAEKNIRPNIMEWDESQTFPKDLFHQLGEMGFMGIVVPEQYGGSGLGYHEYVTILDEISQVDPSIGLSVAAHNSLCTNHIYEFGNEEQRHKWLPQLASGKVIGAWGLTEHNTGSDSGGMSTTAVKDGDEWVISGAKNFITHAISGDIAVVMTRTGEIGAKNNSTAFVLEKGMPGFTSGKKENKLGMRASETAELIFDSVRVPDSHRLGEVGEGFKQAMKVLDGGRISIAALSLGTARGAYKAALKYAKERHQFGKPISDFQAINFMLADMATEIDAAELLIQRASTLKNAKQKMTKEGAMAKLYASEACVRISNNAVQIFGGYGYTKDFPAEKFYRDSKLCTIGEGTSEIQRLVIGRDITK
- a CDS encoding SatD family protein, which produces MIAVITGDIINSQHADTEVWITRLKNLLERWGSAPGTWEIYRGDEFQFKCNIDDVFWRFLAIKSLIKSLENLDVRMAIGIGEESFSSEKITESNGTAYVHSGRLLNDLKNDGHTVAIKTSSDPVDRDLNILLKWSSKDFDNWTMATAEIIHEMIMNQDITQEDLAKRFAISQSSISQRLKRANYELIVETNQYFRKKISEL
- a CDS encoding glycohydrolase toxin TNT-related protein codes for the protein MKHLFKYLFFFTIASFSIACNSDRDDEIDTNPDVTTVFYKNADELATTYDPNNTASQPLRNQAYDLYKRGKWSELESLFKANNLNGGWPPANGGYNIVDDVALQAGQKFDRYSGAVGSYNGTGVPTLGGSFTSPIINGYTYTFTQRALNQPEDKYDFYYEIDVLNNSMQFKTQTADIIPWFSQAGKGKQTMWKIPIDINTGYQKTWNKLAEEGYIKVTIKKSPSGKYPNLVGTVIQP
- a CDS encoding DUF3307 domain-containing protein, with protein sequence MIFIKLILAHLLGDFILQPNSWVADKENYKLKSKFLYFHILIHTALSLILLWDLKLWWVAVLVGITHFIIDAAKLTFQNVKTKKRWFFIDQLLHVLVIGGVSLYFQEFCFSFLQNQEFLKLIMAALFLTTPASIFIKILLSSWTPAPDGPNTIQTESLSSAGKYIGILERLLVFTFIMVNHWEGVGFMVAAKSVFRFSDLAQAKQRKLTEYVLIGTLLSFGLAVLTGIIIK